In one Cloacibacillus porcorum genomic region, the following are encoded:
- a CDS encoding AEC family transporter codes for MGTALERAFASIFIIVLGYFLKRVGLFGKDDYDVAAKICMNVTLPAAIITGFGSYEQDYSLFIVVLLGALCNAAMIAAAWFITARSARKERIFQLFALPGYQIGTFTLPYIGGILGPYGILVTCMFDMGNALFACGGTYAIVSASPAVEGAERLPVKELIKRVFSTVPFLIYIIAMVWVSLGLTVPGWLLVLAAPIGAANALVAMFMIGMMIEIRLGRGELAATAATLAIRYAVSAALALFLYFCTPFPLVIRQVLALVVFSPVSALAPIFTARCGGDIGLAGFAGSISIILSIAAMTVCMMLMGI; via the coding sequence GTGGGAACGGCCTTGGAGCGCGCTTTCGCCTCGATCTTTATAATAGTACTCGGATATTTTCTGAAACGCGTCGGCCTCTTCGGTAAGGATGATTATGACGTGGCGGCGAAGATCTGCATGAACGTCACGCTGCCCGCGGCTATCATCACCGGCTTCGGCAGCTATGAGCAGGATTATTCCCTCTTTATCGTCGTTCTGCTCGGGGCGCTCTGCAACGCGGCGATGATCGCCGCCGCCTGGTTCATCACCGCGCGCTCCGCGAGGAAGGAACGGATCTTTCAGCTCTTTGCCCTGCCTGGATATCAGATCGGCACCTTCACGCTGCCCTATATCGGCGGCATACTCGGCCCCTACGGCATACTGGTCACCTGTATGTTCGACATGGGGAACGCGCTCTTCGCCTGCGGCGGCACCTACGCGATCGTATCGGCCTCCCCCGCCGTGGAGGGCGCGGAGAGGCTGCCGGTCAAAGAGCTTATAAAAAGAGTCTTTTCCACCGTCCCCTTTTTGATTTACATCATCGCCATGGTATGGGTCTCCCTCGGCCTCACCGTTCCCGGCTGGCTGCTTGTCCTCGCGGCGCCGATCGGCGCGGCCAACGCCTTAGTAGCAATGTTCATGATCGGAATGATGATCGAGATACGGCTGGGGCGCGGCGAACTGGCGGCGACCGCCGCGACGCTTGCCATACGCTACGCCGTCTCGGCGGCGCTGGCGCTGTTTTTATATTTCTGCACGCCCTTTCCGCTCGTGATACGCCAGGTGCTGGCGCTCGTCGTTTTCTCGCCCGTCTCCGCGCTCGCGCCGATATTCACCGCCCGCTGCGGCGGGGATATCGGCCTGGCAGGCTTCGCCGGTTCCATATCCATCATCCTGAGCATCGCCGCAATGACTGTCTGCATGATGCTGATGGGGATTTGA